In Halomarina salina, one DNA window encodes the following:
- a CDS encoding cupin domain-containing protein, giving the protein MLDRFEFDEPAEGERTSGELVVTDDVLVKYFALGPGASLSTHEHDNATNVFHVLQGEVVVVQGDEEETVTAPGVVLHDRGVPHGARNESDEVAVFTASLCPLPN; this is encoded by the coding sequence ATGCTCGACCGTTTCGAGTTCGACGAGCCAGCGGAGGGAGAACGAACGTCCGGCGAACTCGTCGTCACCGACGACGTGCTGGTGAAGTACTTCGCGCTCGGTCCCGGGGCGTCGCTCTCGACGCACGAACACGACAACGCGACGAACGTGTTCCACGTCCTGCAGGGGGAGGTGGTGGTCGTCCAGGGCGACGAGGAGGAGACAGTCACGGCACCGGGCGTCGTCCTCCACGACCGCGGCGTCCCCCACGGCGCGCGCAACGAGAGCGACGAGGTGGCGGTGTTCACCGCCTCGCTGTGCCCGCTCCCGAACTGA
- a CDS encoding NAD-dependent epimerase/dehydratase family protein, which translates to MTVLVVGASGYLGRSVVDALRDAGVDTRGTYYSNAIEGATHRYDFFADTPDVLPLSAVDAVVFAAHVERTDHEFEAFAAAAERFVEAVDLAGPRLVYVSSAGVFDGEGRNYDESTTPTPKSRYGRRLRWFEGCVADHPDACWFRADYLFGHSRGTLDRRLSRTRRLVREGRRVPYYADMWKSPCHVREAGRALATLARDDATGAVHAPAPRTSAWAFHRAGMTALGEAARLVVPEPMPDDPALHRDSSLSSSRFEELCGFRPRSVVRAMRG; encoded by the coding sequence GTGACGGTCCTCGTCGTCGGGGCCAGCGGCTACCTCGGCCGCTCGGTCGTCGACGCGCTCCGGGACGCGGGCGTGGATACCCGCGGCACCTACTACAGCAACGCCATCGAGGGGGCGACGCACCGGTACGACTTCTTCGCCGACACACCAGACGTGCTCCCGCTCTCGGCCGTCGACGCGGTGGTGTTCGCGGCGCACGTCGAGCGCACCGACCACGAGTTCGAGGCGTTCGCGGCCGCCGCCGAACGATTCGTCGAGGCCGTCGACCTCGCCGGGCCGCGACTCGTCTACGTCTCCAGCGCGGGCGTGTTCGACGGCGAGGGTCGCAACTACGACGAGTCGACCACGCCGACCCCGAAGTCGCGCTACGGCCGCCGACTCCGGTGGTTCGAGGGGTGCGTCGCCGACCACCCTGACGCCTGCTGGTTCCGGGCCGACTACCTGTTCGGCCACTCGCGCGGGACGCTCGACAGACGGCTCTCGCGGACCCGGCGGCTGGTCCGCGAGGGGCGGCGCGTCCCGTACTACGCGGACATGTGGAAGAGTCCGTGTCACGTCCGCGAGGCGGGCCGGGCGCTGGCGACGCTCGCGCGCGACGACGCGACCGGCGCGGTCCACGCCCCGGCCCCGCGGACGAGCGCCTGGGCGTTCCACCGCGCGGGGATGACCGCGCTCGGCGAGGCGGCGCGTCTCGTCGTCCCCGAACCGATGCCCGACGACCCGGCGCTCCACCGCGACTCCTCGCTCTCCTCGTCGCGGTTCGAGGAACTGTGCGGGTTCAGGCCCCGGTCGGTCGTCAGAGCGATGCGGGGCTGA
- a CDS encoding MBL fold metallo-hydrolase produces the protein MPTELRPGCWLIELTGVNAYLVEDVTGEATAEDRATTREDPISVDLSGEEGEAAASEAESDAAAEPADSDGESDGDEDAESDYSAAAEDADDAEDAERSVLTLVDAGSPWDAAKVERAIEETGHTLADVERVLVTHFDVDHVGGLSRLDLPNATVYMGSPDADYLTGRETPPVDGHKGALQRVVSPFVEADLDVQVVNDGDQVGSFTVYETPGHTEGHVAYVSSDLSVAFVGDLVRESDGDLEPSPWIISHDTAAVADSIHDLADREPAVEVLGMGHGVPFLRGGSVRLAQLGQQVD, from the coding sequence ATGCCCACAGAACTGCGACCTGGCTGCTGGCTCATCGAACTGACCGGGGTGAACGCCTACCTCGTCGAGGACGTGACGGGCGAGGCGACCGCCGAGGACCGAGCGACGACCCGCGAGGACCCCATCTCCGTCGACCTCTCGGGGGAGGAAGGCGAGGCGGCCGCCTCGGAAGCGGAGAGCGATGCCGCCGCCGAACCCGCCGACTCCGACGGTGAGAGCGACGGCGACGAGGACGCCGAGAGCGACTACAGCGCGGCGGCCGAGGACGCCGACGATGCCGAGGACGCGGAACGGAGCGTCCTCACGCTCGTCGACGCGGGGTCGCCGTGGGACGCCGCGAAGGTGGAACGGGCCATCGAGGAGACGGGACACACGCTCGCCGACGTCGAACGCGTCCTCGTCACGCACTTCGACGTCGACCACGTCGGCGGCCTCTCGCGACTCGACCTGCCGAACGCGACGGTGTACATGGGGTCGCCCGACGCCGACTACCTCACCGGTCGCGAGACGCCGCCGGTCGACGGGCACAAGGGTGCCCTCCAGCGCGTCGTCTCGCCGTTCGTCGAGGCCGACCTCGACGTGCAGGTCGTCAACGACGGCGACCAGGTGGGGAGCTTCACCGTCTACGAGACGCCCGGTCACACCGAGGGCCACGTCGCGTACGTCAGCAGCGACCTCTCGGTGGCGTTCGTGGGGGACCTCGTCCGCGAGTCCGACGGCGACCTCGAACCGTCGCCGTGGATCATCAGCCACGACACCGCGGCCGTCGCCGACTCCATCCACGACCTCGCGGACCGCGAACCGGCCGTCGAGGTGCTCGGCATGGGCCACGGCGTCCCGTTCCTGCGCGGCGGGAGCGTCCGCCTCGCACAACTCGGCCAGCAGGTCGACTGA
- a CDS encoding MogA/MoaB family molybdenum cofactor biosynthesis protein has protein sequence MSDDRPASGHEHGESGTHDHHHHDLDRLSMAVVTVSSTRGASDDAAGDAIEEELRAADNEVETRFVVPDDAAAVTEAVREAVGDASVDAVVTTGGTGVTPDDVTVEAVEALFEKHLPGFGELFRTFSREEVGTRVVGTRATAGIVPRDEDAPDGDGVPVFSLPGSENAARLGTRDIIVPEAPHLAGLARR, from the coding sequence ATGAGCGACGATCGCCCAGCGTCGGGGCACGAACACGGCGAATCGGGGACGCACGACCACCACCACCACGACCTCGACCGCCTGTCGATGGCGGTCGTCACCGTCTCCTCGACGCGGGGGGCGAGCGACGACGCCGCCGGCGACGCCATCGAGGAGGAACTCAGGGCCGCCGACAACGAGGTCGAGACGCGCTTCGTCGTCCCGGACGACGCGGCGGCGGTGACCGAGGCCGTCCGAGAGGCAGTGGGCGACGCGTCGGTCGACGCCGTGGTCACGACCGGCGGGACGGGCGTCACGCCCGACGACGTGACCGTCGAGGCGGTGGAGGCGCTGTTCGAGAAACACCTTCCCGGCTTCGGCGAACTGTTCCGCACCTTCTCGCGCGAGGAGGTCGGCACCCGCGTCGTCGGGACGCGCGCGACGGCGGGCATCGTCCCCCGCGACGAGGACGCCCCGGACGGGGACGGCGTGCCGGTCTTCTCGCTCCCCGGCAGCGAGAACGCCGCCCGCCTCGGGACGAGGGACATCATCGTCCCCGAAGCGCCCCACCTCGCGGGGCTGGCCCGCCGGTGA
- a CDS encoding zinc-binding dehydrogenase: MKAVQFGEHGETDVLEYDEFPDPEVGDDEVLVDVKAGALNHLDVWTRRGLPGVDLEMPHIPGSDAAGVVSEVGANVTRFDEGDHVAVCAGRYCGECEHCRDGEQSECVNYHIMGEHVRGVHSEQTAVPVENLVAVPDHVDWETAASASLVFQTAWRMLMTRADLQQGESILVLGASGGVGHAAVQIADHAGAEVFATASTEEKLDHARDCGADHVVNYEEESFADFVYEETDGRGVDVVVDHIGPATWDDSTKALTKGGRLVTCGATTGPKAETNINRMFWNQLELLGSTMATPGEIDDVLPLVWDGTFEPRIREVLPMSEAQRAHEMLQDREGFGKVVVVPDDEYDG, translated from the coding sequence ATGAAGGCTGTCCAGTTCGGCGAGCACGGCGAGACTGACGTGCTGGAGTACGACGAGTTCCCGGACCCGGAGGTAGGGGACGACGAGGTCCTGGTGGACGTGAAAGCGGGGGCGCTGAACCACCTCGACGTGTGGACGCGACGCGGGTTACCCGGCGTCGACCTGGAGATGCCACACATCCCCGGCAGCGACGCGGCGGGCGTCGTCAGCGAGGTCGGCGCGAACGTGACGCGCTTCGACGAGGGCGACCACGTCGCCGTCTGTGCGGGCCGGTACTGCGGCGAGTGCGAGCACTGCCGCGACGGCGAGCAGTCCGAGTGCGTCAACTACCACATCATGGGCGAACACGTCCGGGGTGTCCACTCCGAGCAGACTGCCGTCCCCGTCGAGAACCTGGTCGCGGTGCCCGACCACGTCGACTGGGAGACGGCCGCCAGCGCGTCGCTCGTCTTCCAGACCGCGTGGCGGATGCTGATGACCCGCGCCGACCTCCAGCAGGGCGAGTCGATCCTCGTGCTCGGCGCGTCCGGCGGCGTCGGCCACGCGGCGGTCCAGATCGCCGACCACGCGGGGGCGGAGGTGTTCGCCACCGCCAGCACCGAGGAGAAACTCGACCACGCCCGCGACTGCGGTGCTGACCACGTCGTCAACTACGAGGAGGAGTCGTTCGCCGACTTCGTCTACGAGGAGACCGACGGCCGGGGCGTCGACGTCGTCGTCGACCACATCGGTCCGGCGACGTGGGACGACTCGACGAAGGCGCTGACGAAGGGTGGCCGTCTCGTCACCTGCGGCGCGACGACGGGGCCGAAGGCCGAGACGAACATCAACCGCATGTTTTGGAATCAGCTGGAACTCCTCGGCTCGACGATGGCGACGCCCGGCGAGATAGACGACGTGCTCCCGCTGGTGTGGGACGGGACGTTCGAACCGCGCATCCGCGAGGTCCTGCCGATGAGCGAGGCCCAGCGCGCCCACGAGATGCTCCAGGACCGCGAGGGGTTCGGGAAGGTCGTCGTCGTCCCCGACGACGAGTACGATGGCTGA
- a CDS encoding aldo/keto reductase gives MEYVTVQGVEVPKLGLGTWRLTGDDCRSAVETALELGYRHVDTAQAYGNERQVGAAIASSDVDREDVFLTSKLKGGNRDYDGVLRSTDESLAKLRTDHLDLLLIHWPNRRVPTRETLDAMAELVENGSVKHVGVSNFKREALAEARDYADVPIFTDQVQFHPYWDQTDLLDYCDIHDVLLTAYSPLGHGGVLRDPVLAEVGEEYDKSPAQVALRWVTQHEPVATIPKATSREHLEANLEVFDFELTDEEMERIRQPSKLRTLSGVVRSRSPL, from the coding sequence ATGGAGTACGTCACCGTCCAGGGCGTCGAGGTTCCGAAACTCGGTCTCGGGACGTGGCGGCTGACCGGCGACGACTGTCGCAGCGCCGTCGAGACCGCGCTCGAACTCGGCTACCGACACGTCGACACCGCACAGGCGTACGGGAACGAACGACAGGTCGGCGCGGCCATCGCGTCGAGCGACGTCGACCGAGAGGACGTCTTCCTGACCTCGAAGCTGAAAGGCGGAAACCGCGACTACGACGGTGTCCTGCGCTCGACCGACGAGAGCCTCGCGAAACTCCGGACCGACCACCTCGACCTGCTCCTGATTCACTGGCCGAACCGTCGCGTCCCGACCCGCGAGACGCTCGACGCGATGGCCGAACTCGTCGAGAACGGGTCGGTGAAGCACGTCGGCGTCAGCAACTTCAAGCGCGAGGCGCTCGCGGAGGCCCGCGACTACGCCGACGTCCCCATCTTCACCGACCAGGTGCAGTTCCACCCCTACTGGGACCAGACCGACCTGCTCGACTACTGTGACATCCACGACGTGCTGCTGACGGCGTACAGCCCACTCGGTCACGGCGGCGTCCTCAGGGACCCCGTCCTCGCCGAGGTCGGCGAGGAGTACGACAAGTCGCCCGCGCAGGTCGCGCTGCGGTGGGTCACGCAGCACGAACCGGTCGCCACGATTCCGAAGGCGACGAGCCGAGAGCACCTCGAAGCCAACCTCGAAGTGTTCGACTTCGAACTCACCGACGAGGAGATGGAGCGCATCCGTCAGCCCTCGAAGCTCCGCACGCTCTCGGGGGTCGTCCGGTCGCGCTCGCCGCTGTAA